Proteins encoded by one window of Candidatus Eremiobacteraceae bacterium:
- a CDS encoding redoxin domain-containing protein codes for MEAKAYAARLADFKKLGATVVGISYDSLDVLKKFQAQEQAPQRFVSDTKGVAVTAFGVSMTDQGQVYAKRATFIIRDGKVLHTVFDWSPLGNVSKTLDWLTAHPAVASTRPPLVESAAPAFTLPLIANGSGSFSLAKQRGHGVYINFFASWCAPCVQEAATIGAITPEFSSRGVRIVGIAVLDNPSGAMGFVHRYGLKYPIAYDKSGSVGAEYRLTQLPLHVFVDSNGVVRQYVAGGPIPAAELRAGLSSIAR; via the coding sequence ATCGAGGCCAAGGCCTACGCCGCCAGGCTGGCGGACTTCAAGAAGCTCGGCGCCACGGTGGTCGGCATCTCCTACGATTCGCTCGATGTGCTCAAGAAGTTCCAAGCGCAAGAACAAGCGCCGCAGCGCTTCGTGTCTGACACCAAAGGCGTTGCGGTGACTGCGTTCGGCGTGTCGATGACCGACCAGGGCCAGGTCTACGCGAAGCGCGCGACCTTCATCATCCGCGACGGCAAGGTCTTGCACACCGTCTTCGACTGGAGCCCGCTCGGCAACGTCAGCAAGACGCTTGACTGGCTCACCGCCCATCCGGCGGTCGCCAGCACCAGGCCGCCGCTTGTCGAGAGCGCTGCTCCGGCCTTCACGCTGCCGCTCATCGCCAACGGCAGTGGATCGTTCTCGCTCGCGAAGCAGCGCGGCCACGGCGTGTACATCAATTTCTTCGCGTCGTGGTGCGCGCCGTGCGTGCAAGAGGCGGCGACTATCGGCGCGATCACGCCGGAGTTCAGCTCGCGCGGCGTGCGCATCGTCGGCATCGCGGTGCTCGATAACCCGTCCGGCGCGATGGGTTTCGTCCATCGGTATGGTTTGAAATACCCGATCGCGTACGACAAGTCGGGGAGCGTCGGAGCCGAATACCGGCTCACACAGCTGCCGCTTCATGTCTTCGTCGACTCGAACGGCGTCGTGCGCCAATATGTCGCAGGCGGTCCGATTCCGGCCGCCGAGCTGCGCGCAGGGCTCTCCTCGATCGCTCGATAA